The genomic interval TGACAAATATTGACCATCTATTGAAACAATTACAACGTGGTGGATGTAATAATAGGCATGGctcagcagtttttttttttttccaaatggcgTTGCCTGGCCGAATGAAGTTGACACAATACCCCCATGCTTGATCCCACCTGCATTTTTCTCTGGAAGTCTCACATGTTATTATGCATTTGCAcctgaatttgcatgttctcatgcGTGCCCTTATCATTTCCTTGGAAGCGGATGCCACACCCACCTCTTTGGACCTAACAAATTTCAGTAGCCACAGGCACGATGGGAAATATTTGGTTAGCGGTAACTAACACAAATCAGAGTTTGACAAGTGATAAGGAGACGAAGTGTCTTCTAGATATTAACATTACACATAAAATCGACAATGCATCAATACCATCTGTTTTGCATAACGTCCCCCAAATGCTTGTAGCGGAATGAAATGTATCCATAGGTGCTGCAAGCTAGAGCTCTGTGAATGTTTACTTCCGTATTTTATCTTGTTACCCAGGCCCAGACTGTTTTGTCAAATGATTGAACAACAAACACCCACATGCATAGGTTTTTTGTCAAAACCTGGGTCGCTTGCAAAATTTGCAccaccaaatgtattttttttggtgtggtcTCTAAGGAAAGCAAAATTTTACCTTTCTTGTTGTGAATATGCCCATACTGTCCAAAGTATTGCTTACTTTCAGTTAAAGTTGGCTGTAAACGTGACGCTAAATCAAGTATTAAGATTTCATCGAAGACTAGAAACATAAGATGATAatgaccgtatttttcggactataagtcaaaaCTGAGTATAAGTTTTACAACATCATTTGTTAAATAGTATCAATAGACAAAATAAGCACTTGTTAGTTtaacaaatattaaaaacttttgttttatttttatttattttttataactaACTATAACCTAAAATAGACAACATAAGCTGAAGGCGATccgagtgaaaaaaaataataccggAGTGGCGGAGTCGCACTTGAGTTGAAGTCGGAGgcccaaccaaaaaaaacaatgaaaaaaaacacacaaataactaaaaatacttatacaaaagaatatttattttccctgcaaCCTCTGTTGAGAGGTGTTGGAGCGTGGAACGTAAAATTAAAACTTTGAATTAAACAAATACGTTTATTGAAACATATATAATCTGAAACAATAATAGACATCTGTTTCcattcaaaatatgaaaaaagtattttatatttttaacttATAAAAAACCTTTACAAATAGTTTtcattagatttgttttttcattgaattgcaaatttaaaaaaatgaataaaaaaatcataaaataaataaaaacattccttTAAAAATTCTCCTcctcctatatatatatatatatatatatatatatatatatatatatatatatatatatatattaattacaTCTAAAAGAGCATTTAATTCTTTATACCATATTTGGTTTGCTGTTTAAAATAGTGACCTTCAGAAGTATTTTTTGGGAGAATCATTAACTCTGTCAATAACATTAATGATGATAATAGATGTCCTGTGGCGCTTTCCATCCTTTTGCTCagaaattaaatgaactggCAGGACCTGCcaccaatgaatgaatgagattaGAGTAAATCCtgtttcaaatgattttttagaTGTCCTTAAACCTTGTatactgtgtgtgtatatcCAATTGAAAGTTGAAGAAAATGGCCATGACAAAGGTCAAACCTGAAAAGGTGATTTGGCAAAAGGATAGATTTGATGTCTCTGGCAGTCAATGTGctgattaaaatatatatatgtttttatataaaaaacacgtacacatttttaaataataaaagaaaatatattacagcttttttttctcgataaaaaaggaaaaaaaactaaatcaggCAAAATACTTTCTGTACAATATTTTTTGGTGTAcattaatccctcgaatatcgcggcttccctacatcggatttttttctgaggaaaactttttttaaaaacattaaaaatataaaaaaaattaagttcataaaaatgtgaaaatccacgctgaaactcacaagcggaagccactcccctgtcttctgcttgctactaggaaaatggcagaagacagaactcagcactgaggaaaacatttttattttttattttttaagttcataaaaatatacaaatccacgctgaaactcgtgagcggaagccactcccctgtcttccgcttgctactatgactcagcactgaagaaaaaaaggttgtaaccataggggtgatcctactttgcgtttttttgtttcgcattaaccacgatatttgagAGATGACAGTATAAGGTgcatttaaatcatttattttccccTAAAATTGACAGTGAGTCTTATAAACTAGGCCAGGGGTCCCCAATTCTGATCCTCATGGGCACTTATTCAATTCTGTTTTCCACGTTTCCCtcctccaacacacctgaatcaaatcatcaggaTTGCTCGCTTTCAGGCTTCTGGACAACTTGGTGAcgacttgatcatttgattcaagtggGGTAGAGGAGGGGGATAcgtaaaacagactggataggggccctcgaggaccaaaGTTGGTGAACCCTAAACCAAGGCATCTTACCTATAATTTTGGATTCTACTTAACGCTTTCATTtccattgacaataatagatgCCGAATCATGTGgggctttttttgtcattagtaAACGTCTAATCAATTTAAACTGTGAGGGCTGGCAGAAAGAATGTTAATTCACTCACTGTAAAcgttttcagttcaaatggattgcatggctatcgctgtcaatagcagccaatgagttcagtTTAATTCCTCTCTTTctgattttaaacaaaaaacaaaacacaactgATGTCAAAAGATAATGGTGAAAATAGTTGACATTTTTGTCAGATTGCCCAGCCCTAAGTAGAAGTAGTTTATTCGGAATGGGAACCGCCTCCACACTCACACTGGTGCGAATGGCAGCTCTGCTCGCGCCTCGCCAAAGATGTGAAGCAGATGTTTGGATTCGGGTGAACGATTGGCTCAAACACTGCGGTCTTCAAGAATTTCACGCTGTAATACACGGCCAGGCAGGCCaccaaaaacaatacaatttgtCATTTGCGCAGTTGGCGTTTTTGCTCGCATATCTTCTCACACGTCACGTCCAGAGGTTTCCTTTCTCCAGGAAATTAATTAGCGACGTGTTTGCACACGTGTGGCTGAGTCAGGTCAAAGTCAACACCACGCCCAAGAAAGGAACGAAACAAATGTTTCGTAATGGCAGCGAATtattatgtttcagtgccattgactttgataatgtccaattttgatgtctattgcggtcaatgacactgaaacatgatcaaatAATCCTGTGTGGCTTTGTTGGATTTGATTTCTGTCAATGAAGGGCCAATGAGTAAAGTCAGAGGTGTCAAATCaaaggcctgggggccaaatttgaCCTATCAAATAATTTTGTGTTACATGCCAAAGTAAATCATGTACTATCAACTTTGTTCTTCCACTCTTATAAAACCTACAAATTCTTTGGTCCCCAATGAAATATCAAAGGCTGCATTTCATAAAGGGTATTTACTGTTTGTTTCCTTGTAacattttcaagtatttttttaaatgctcactgattattctttttttttaaatgatccatTTAGAAAATTGCAAATATCGATAATAAAAGAGCAGATTTAGATTTCatcctttttcaatttaaaaatacaaaaaaacattcattgattttctgtaccgcttatcctcacaagggtcatggggggtgctggaacctatcccagctaacaacggGTACTAGCCGGgtggcaccctgaattggtggccagccaatcgcagggcacaaggagatggacaaccattcacactcacactcatacctagatcTTAATCTATAATTCTGCACCACATCTAGTGCAATAAATCAACATTATGCAGAGGTTAATATTTAGCAAATGTAGAACAAGAGATTATTTGTAGTTTCTCATTCTTATTTGCCACATATAAAACAAGTGCATACCTGTAGACAAAAAGTATTTCTGTAGTGTAGTGgttacaaacatttttcaacaggCACTCATACATAAACCATTTTAAGCTTTGGCAACCCTTCTACATCTATACCTATGCCATATTATATTGTCTACtttaataaaacaataacataCATTTCCAAATAAacgtgcaaaagaaaaaaacgggaaaacgggtgcaaatttataattttattccGATGTAAATCTTCGTCTAAGATCTGATTGAATGTTCAATGCTGCACCTGAATTTGGTTGTCTTTGTCAGATATTCAAATGAAATGCTTTCTCATAGAATTATTaaaattacacattttaaaattacgACCCTCTTTGCATCTTTGGCGATCCCCCCTGGGTTGGGAATTAATTATGTATTGTGATGCTAGAGTTAGATGAAGGGGATGTGATACTACCCAAAATAAGTAAGCTAGTGTTGACAGCAATTCAGAAAAATGTATGCAAAGGACCGAAAAAGTAAACCGGAAATGGgtgaaaataaatagaaattatTTCATATACCACTCATATGAGAATATCAAAAATGCTGTTTGCATAAAAAGTAAACCATAACAAAAACAGTGATGGCGATTTTCAAATCGGTCACTCAGCATTGTATAAAAGCAGTGAAAAAGATGCAacagaagatgaaaaaaaattgtgcagtGCTATCCAAGTAATTGTTTCATTtgataattgattaattttcaaTGTATTGATCAATCATGGTTGGATAGTTGGTGGAGAGCCCTGTAATAGAAACCACAACTAAAATACGGTCCATGACAACgagtttgaaagtaaaaaaatataatttctcCACATCATAAATTCCGCATGAACATCTCGCCAAATGTCCTTGTGACGAATGACAGACTTATATAAGACGAAGAGACTGTCCCGCGCTCGTCAACGTCACTTCAAACCCCCTCAGTGCAGTGAAAAAAAGAGCTTCAGATCCATTTGCGGCAAGGCAGATAAAAATGGCAGCCAAGTGTGGCCCTTTGACAGCCACTGACCTAGAAATGATTTGGTTGGCTGTGAAATTCAAACAGAAAAACCAAATCAGAGCGCAGATCTGTTCTCGTCGCCATTGAGATGTAAAGTACATTAGTACTTCATGCATTTTGGCGACAAATCTTACCTCTACACAAAATGAGATTTGCATCCTCGGCTGTCCAACGGGCCGTGACACCGCGGGAGGCATGTGATTGATGACCGTATCTATGAGCATCTTACATCTGCGTGCCAATCGTGCTGCATGTACCCGCAAAGTACCTTTGAGTACAAATTCGCTGGGTTGAGGAGGAAAGAAAGCTATCCATGCGAGAGGAAGGGCAGCTTTACCACCAACGGGACCACTCGCCCCCATTTTCATGCAATCTCTTGAATTAGCGCTGAGTGATAAGGCCTTAACCCTTTGTCAGCTACTCATTAAACTCACTAGCTGGCATTAACAGTGCTGCAAGTTAAATCTGTTTTAATTGGAACAATAATAATTTGGTAGTTGTATTAAGTTTATTTTGTCTTGTGGTTATCTATGTTTTGAATGATTCGtatataacagacaatggtgtgttttttaggttgttttgttacctgacatgttttggCGTGTTACTTCCTTCCGCCATCATCAGTGTCACTCTTGAGTGATATATGAGATAACGATAATTTGGTGTCAGTcctcccagtcgaaatggatGAGACGTTGAGCTTTGGCCGTGAAGGAGCAATCAAATTCAGTCCTTCCAGTGTAAAACAATGGGACGTTTTGGGCAGTCAATAGCAGTAAATGAATTTAATGATatggaaaatagaaaaagctTGTGGGTGATATTAGGGGTAAtcagttttttattcatttgagaTTTTTCACTGACATTTTATGAATTCATAATATGATTCATTTCTGTTGATATAAAAATTATACTATATTGAAATACAATAATGCTTAATGATCAAAGATTTATAATTATAGTTGAGACTTAGCAGCTGCTTATGGGTACTTCACATTTTGGATTATGTAGGCCACAGCTGACCTAAAATTTacaatattcaagggattattttttttccttttaaatggccaaaaatagtcactttcccTATCAAAAGTTAAATACTATAAAATTAAATAgcaagttcaaaatgaactgCGGCCACCTGGCTCGCTGCCGAGCTATTTCATCAGCCCAGTGACATTGAAAACACTAAAAATACTGGCCAacatagaaaaacaacaacaacaataaggtTGCACTTAAACAATATATTTCATTACACCTGAGTATCatgcattcatttaattttcagGTCACTCCTcattaatcttatttttttcggCATTACTGGGTCACTCCACGTTAAAGTGGACTAGACGAGTTGAAGGTGTTTTTGTGTTCACTCAAAGTTGTGCTAGCTATTTTTTACTCAGTGATAATTAAGCTAAATGTCTTGTTAATGTAGCGGATTTGTTGCTTGTGTCTCCAAGGGACGGATCAAGCAGCTAATTGTTATTGTGTGAAGCGCGCCTGTGTTTATCTCACTGCAATTGTTTGTTCCATGTCTTGCAGGCAGGTGATAAGGGGAGACGCCAGCTGCCATTCACTAGCTCCACCAAGACCCGAGGGCAACGCGGGAGTGCTTGCTTATCCGAGATGGACTCGCCAGCACGCTGCTGACGGGAATGATATCCTGAGCTTTTTCCTGGCAAGCGTGCGAGTCAGCGATGAGCGGGGGGATATAATATAATGGCCAAGAACAAGGATGCACGCCCCCCGATATTTGCCGTCAGCGTGGTTGGCCTCTCTGGGACGGAGAAAGATAAGGGAAACGGCGGCGTGGGGAAGTCGTGCCTTTGCAACAGATACGTGCGTCCCAATGCTGACAACTACTACTCCGAGCACACGTCTGTGCTGAGCACCATCGACTTTGGCGGGCGTGTGGTTAACAATGACCACTTTCTCTATTGGGGTGACCTTTCTCACCGGGGGGATGAGGGACCCGATTGTAAAATCCAAGTCATCGAGCAGACTGAGTTTATCGACGACCAGACGTTTCAGGCGCACCGGAGTACCAACATGCAGCAGTACAGCAAACGGGCAGCGACCACCAAGCTTCAGTCGGCCGAGAAACTCATGTACATCTGCACCGACCAGCTAGGCCTGGAGCAGGACTTTGACCAGAAGCAGATGCCTGATGGGAAGCTGAACATCGACGGCTTTGTGCTGTGCATCGACGTCAGCAAGGGCTGCAACAGGAAGTTTGACGACCAAATGAAGTTTGTCAACGGTCTGTATTCCCAAATCATTAAATCCAAAAAACCTGTGGTGGTTGCCGCCACCAAATGTGATGAGTTTGTAGAGCAGCACCTGCGGGACCTTCATACTTTCGTGGCTAGCAAGAAGAACTTGCTCCTCGTGGAGACGTCGGCACGTGCCAACATTAACGTGGAGCTTTGTTTTAACGCCCTTATACAGCAGTTGGACAAAGCCAGGGGTAAACCCAAAACTGTACCATATTTAGACGCCTACAAGGTCCAGAGGCAACTGGTCGTCTCGGTGACGGACAGATTTGAGAAACTGATGGTGACGATGGTGAGGGATTACCACACCACGTGGAAAGGGGTGGTTGCTAACATGAAGGGCAACCCCGACTATGAGGAGTTCATCATTTTGGAGGGTTCCAGGAAGGGCAGAAATATGTTCAACAAGCACATTGCACAGCTGAAACATGAGCACATCAAGAGAAGACGAGAGGAGTACCTGACCACTCTGCCCAAGACCCTCAATACCCTCCTGAGTCGCTTGGACGAGGTGGAGCACCTGACGTGGGCCGAAGCGCAAAGCGTCATCCGCAATCGCTCGGATTTCCAGTGCTGGTTTGTGGTGCTGGAGCGGACCCCCTGGGACGAATCGGACCATGTAGACAACAGCGACCGGCGGATACCTTTTGACCTCTTGAACACATCCGATGGCGAGAGAATTTACCACAACCATGTTCAGCACCTGCTGTTGGAAAAGAGGAGGGTGGACATGAAGGAGAGGTTCAAAAAAACGCTGGACCGGGTCCACTTCATCACTGCCGGGCAGTCTTGGGAGGAAGTCATGTGCTTAGTTATGGAGGATGAAGCCTACAGGTTCATCACTGAATCAGATAGAAGAGATGTTTACTGTCGGCATCAGCAGGAGATAGTGGAGCGTGCCAAAGAGGACTTTCAGGAAATGCTTTTTGAGCACGCTGAGCTCTTCTACGACTTGGATCTAAACGCCACGCCCAGCTGCGACAAGATGAGTGAAATTCACAGCGTCCTAAACGAGGAACCCAGATACCGAGCATTACAGAAACTGGCCCCGGATCGAGAGTCGCTCCTCCTTAAACACATTGGTTTCGTTTACCACCCCACCAAGGAGACGTGTCTGAGCGGCCACAACTGCGTTGACATGAAAGTGGAACAGGTCCTGGCCAACCGTTTGGTTCAGCTGGATCATGGCCGCTCCAGCCTCTACTACAACAGTGCCAACGTGGACAAAATCAATCTCTGCCTTCTGGGGAGGGAGGGCCTGTCGCAAGAACTAGCTAATGAAATTCGAGCCCAATCTACGGATGATGAGTATGCCCTCGATGGCAAAATTTACGAACTGGAGCTTCTCCCTGTAGACGTCAACTCCACCTTGCTCTTCAGCCACACTTGGGTGTCCACTTTCAAGCCGCACGGCTGTTTCTGTGTCTTCAATTCAATCGAGTCCCTCAACTGCATCGGGGATTGTGTAGGCAGGATCCGAGCGGAGATGGCTCAGAGCAGGAGAGAGAAGTTTGGACCTCCTCTCCCTTTTATCCTCATCCTGGCAAATCAACGGGACAGTGTGTGTAAGAACATGCCCATCCTACGTCATCAGGGCCAGCAGCTGGCCAACAAGCTCCAGTGCACCTTTGTGGACATTCCTTCTGGCGCCTTTCCCCGAAAGTTCACAGAGTTCCAGATAAAGCAGGGCCTACGCGCCATCCTGGAAGGGCTCAGGCAGAATTGTGACGTCCTGGCGCCACCACCGTCCATAAAAGACATGTCCGAGGTGGACCTCCGGATCGTCATGTGTGCCATGTGCTGGGATCCCTTCAGCGTTGACCTTATCCTCTCTCCGTTTTTGGAGTCGCACTCCTGTAGCGCCGGGCATCCGGGACAGGCCAACGCTTTGGTTCTGGACAAGATACTCGGAGACCGCAGGAGGAGGATTCAGGTCACTATTCTCTCCTACCACTCGGCCATCGGCGTCCGCAAAGATGAGCTGGTGCACGGTTACATCCTGGTCTACTCGGCCAAGCGCAAAGCATCTATGGCCACGCTGCGTGCCTTCCTGGCAGAGGTCCAGGACGTCATCCCTGTCCAGATGGTGGCCATCACGGACAGCCAGGCAGACTTCTTTGAAAACGATCCCATCAAGGAACTGATGACTGAAGGCGAGCACATCGCCACAGAGATTGCTGCCAAGTTCACGGCCTTGTACTCACTGTCGCAGTACCACCGACAGACAGAGGTTTTTACTCCATTCTTCAACGAAGTCCTGGAGAAGAAACCAAACATCGAGAGCTCCTTCTTGTTCGACAGCTCGTCTCGGGAGTGCTCCACCGGGGCTGGCGATGAGGTCTTCCAGACTTCACCGCCGCACAGCCACTCCCCGGCCTACAACACGTACTACCCGGATTCGGATGACGACAACGAAGCCCCGCCACCGTACAGCCCCATAGGTGACGATGTACAACTCCTCCCCACACCCAGCGAGCGAACCAAGTACCGCATCGATCTGGAAGGCAACGAGTACCCGGTCCATAGCACGCCCATTGGCGACCACGAACGCAACCACAAAGTGCCTCCGCCCGTTCGACCCAAACCAGCTCTCTCCAAACCCAACGTAAAAAAATTGGACCCTAACTTGCTGAAAACCATCGAAGCTGGAATGCGAAGTAACCGCCGCACACCACGTGGTCTCACCACGCACTCAAACGATGCAGATGCTTCGGACAACTATGCAGACCCTGTAGACACCCTTCTGAGGACCAGGGGCTTCCATGCTGAGGATATTTACGCCGAGCCCGATGACACGCACAACCGTCTGGTCAAGCAACGCAATTCCTTTGGCCTGCACGGTGGAGGAGAGGATGAGAATGGGTACGATCGCAAGTCCCAGGTTGGACGCAGGCCTTCCAAGTACAAACATCGCTCCAAAATCCTCTTCAGCAAGACGAAGGCCTACCAAAGACGCTTCCACTCAGACAGCGATGGTGAGGAGACAGGGCCCGCcatgcagaagaaaaaaaagggaagggCTCACCGCGGCAGCGAGGAGGACCCACTGCTGTCCCCCGCAGACCCCTGGAAGGGGGGTATTGACAACCCTGCCATTACCTCTGACCCTGAGCAggaggataaaaaaatgaagaagaagaaagcaaGTAAGACGCCAAAGGAACCCAAGAAGGTGAGTCCAACAATaacaaaatgagacattattcagtacaacacgGAGTTTgcggatgggagagagaaagagacttgacggatgcgctcgtaacataacataaactttaaatttaactataatgaacttagattgctatacacgcacacacacttaaaaaagtcttaatcttatgttacactaaatttaaaccttcttgtgcaataaccaaggcgaagaggttaatgtattccaccgcggctttcgaggcttCTTGCTTTTCCAtatgtattggcgagccagctcagtcacgcgtacatgttttccgattatttcgtgcttaatatcgattgtcatcatactcattttcttcgcactacccttcattgcacctgcttgctttggacacattgtgtttcccttaattctgcactgactaatgcaaaaaaaaaccacaaaaaatgcaacgctccgcccagtgctcgtagagatctttgcacgagggagatgcggccacctcatatctcaaaatttgtctcgtatctcaaggtaaatatttgctctgaattttactttactattttttttaaatctctaatTCCTTGTATTTTGGGGCACTCATAGGTCAACGATAACGATATTTAAAATGTTAGATGAATCAGTTAAGAGTTAAATTATCGAAAGATCAATAGAATTATTCAAAATTCGTGCAGTCACTAAAGCGGATTCCATGCTTGTGCACACAAGATTTCATCAGAAGTTCCTTATTCACATGGTGATGCTGGTAATGTCATGATTCAAGACAAAAATGGATGGCCCCTCCGCCGGCGTGACCAATCATTTATTAGCGTGCAAATTGTTGGAGCAACTCCGACCTAGGCGCTGCATGGCCGTGATGAATAAGACCTATTGTTGAAAACACTTGGCTCACACAAAACGCAAGGGGTTAAACCCATGGGTGTAGTTTAGAGAGGGCGGGGGGCTGGTTCTTTTACTCCTAACATTGGTTGTTTTGGGGATGATAAAGTGATCACTGGTATTTTATGTAACtagaatttcacattttaagtAAGCCAAACTGAAGTGTAGTGAAGTGAGGATATAAAGTAAGTTAGATTCAAACctgaagcacctgactgcacttctaaaataccatattggtggaaaggttttctcttataggttggaacgaaaacccgcacccactgcggcacattgtagaatagtttgcccacctctgcttTAGTCAAACAGTGGTGATGAATTTCACTTGTTGATGGCTAGATGGTTTTGTACTGATGAGCATTCATACTGGAGAGGAATGCGCTGCATAGGcgattaatataaataaatgataaaggCCATTCAGATTTAAAAACATCGGAATTGAACTATTTATACTGCATAAAGATGTCAGATATATGTTACATGAGAGCAAAAACATTTACCTGTTGTGTGAATATAGCCAAAGTGCTTGAGGAATGCCCCATAATCCTTTGGACATGACCTGGAAGTATCCCAAATTGAATAGATAGTGGCCCAGGAATGCCCCAAATCAATAGAACCTGACTTTTCAACATTCCCAAATTTagaagaagtgacccaaaatgaacagaaagtgacccagttATATccccaaaccaacaggaacTGACCCAAAATAAGGAGGAAATGACCTGTAAATACCCCCAGATTattaggaagtgacccaaaatcagtAGTAAATTTCCAGTAAACATCCTGAATTATtaggaagtgatccaaaatcaataggaagttgCCTATAATGCCTCCAAAATCCACAGTAATTGGCCCACAACATTTCTAAACAGGGATGAAGCATCCTAAACAATTCCTTGAGGAATTGCATTTTCTAGTTGCTAAAGAACTCTGGTTCACTGCTGTCAGTATTAATGAGTTAAACCTTGTGCATGTTTTGCTCCTTTTTGTCCTCAACAATTTGTCAATTTGTCCAGCCCATCCCTGCAACTCTGACGTGGTAAAGCTTTGCTGGAAATGAAGATCTCTGTCGTCCTCCGCACTACCTTCTTATGATCTGCTCCCAGTTTGCCTCCCTCCTCGTCTTTGTCAAATGTTTTAGCATTCCTCCGTGTCTTCAATCTATTCTTCCATTCCTTTTGATgcactttttcttttcaaacttttcctcccccgtcctcctcctccttgggTCTCAAagctttcacatttttattctgcgttctttttttcttcttttgcccCACATTCCATGTCTGCTTGACGCCTTTCCCATCTTTTCTGCAGCTTCATCCCATGTTCTTTTGAAAGCAACATTATCACCACCAGTATAATCCAGGACTGAGTATATTTTTTGCTAAGGGGCCACATTAGTGGAGgataaataaaacatcttttaattaGTAAACTCATTCGCTCCCACTGGCGTCTACTACCCTTTACCCAAGTTAACAATTTTTAggtttttgtaatgttttcagaacatttgcatGAAATGGGAAAAGTCCTTTAcatcaagtaagaaaataattacaggttGTCCTCAAaggaggacagtgggttaaaaaGGGGTAATGTATGTTTTTACTGTCTGTcattgacggctatagacgtccaatccattcaaagtgGAAAGCATCCCAACAGATAACATGCAGTCTCAATTcctgaaaacattttttcccaattgtCCTACATGACAAAATGActaattgtgtttttgttctgGATCAGGCCAAATCTTCGAAGCCTCCCAAACCGCTGTACCCGCCAACCAGAAGAACGTGGGAGAGCAAATACTTTGGGGTCCCCCTGCACAACCTGGTCGACCCCGAACACCCAATTCCTCACTTCATCGAAAAGTGTGTCGACTACATTGAGCGAACAGGtgacttttttctttccttttcagCGTACTTATTCCAAATGAGCCGCGCTGCCTGCTCTTGGGAATCAAAATCCATTGGGGTGTAATCATATTGTCTACtagtgtcaaactcaaggccccAGGGCCATATTCGGCCTGTCCCAACATTTGGTATGGCCCGTGAACATAAATTGTGCGCCACTTTCAAATTGAAATATCTTTAGTCCTCTGCCTTGCACCATAAGTC from Stigmatopora argus isolate UIUO_Sarg chromosome 15, RoL_Sarg_1.0, whole genome shotgun sequence carries:
- the arhgap5 gene encoding rho GTPase-activating protein 5; the encoded protein is MAKNKDARPPIFAVSVVGLSGTEKDKGNGGVGKSCLCNRYVRPNADNYYSEHTSVLSTIDFGGRVVNNDHFLYWGDLSHRGDEGPDCKIQVIEQTEFIDDQTFQAHRSTNMQQYSKRAATTKLQSAEKLMYICTDQLGLEQDFDQKQMPDGKLNIDGFVLCIDVSKGCNRKFDDQMKFVNGLYSQIIKSKKPVVVAATKCDEFVEQHLRDLHTFVASKKNLLLVETSARANINVELCFNALIQQLDKARGKPKTVPYLDAYKVQRQLVVSVTDRFEKLMVTMVRDYHTTWKGVVANMKGNPDYEEFIILEGSRKGRNMFNKHIAQLKHEHIKRRREEYLTTLPKTLNTLLSRLDEVEHLTWAEAQSVIRNRSDFQCWFVVLERTPWDESDHVDNSDRRIPFDLLNTSDGERIYHNHVQHLLLEKRRVDMKERFKKTLDRVHFITAGQSWEEVMCLVMEDEAYRFITESDRRDVYCRHQQEIVERAKEDFQEMLFEHAELFYDLDLNATPSCDKMSEIHSVLNEEPRYRALQKLAPDRESLLLKHIGFVYHPTKETCLSGHNCVDMKVEQVLANRLVQLDHGRSSLYYNSANVDKINLCLLGREGLSQELANEIRAQSTDDEYALDGKIYELELLPVDVNSTLLFSHTWVSTFKPHGCFCVFNSIESLNCIGDCVGRIRAEMAQSRREKFGPPLPFILILANQRDSVCKNMPILRHQGQQLANKLQCTFVDIPSGAFPRKFTEFQIKQGLRAILEGLRQNCDVLAPPPSIKDMSEVDLRIVMCAMCWDPFSVDLILSPFLESHSCSAGHPGQANALVLDKILGDRRRRIQVTILSYHSAIGVRKDELVHGYILVYSAKRKASMATLRAFLAEVQDVIPVQMVAITDSQADFFENDPIKELMTEGEHIATEIAAKFTALYSLSQYHRQTEVFTPFFNEVLEKKPNIESSFLFDSSSRECSTGAGDEVFQTSPPHSHSPAYNTYYPDSDDDNEAPPPYSPIGDDVQLLPTPSERTKYRIDLEGNEYPVHSTPIGDHERNHKVPPPVRPKPALSKPNVKKLDPNLLKTIEAGMRSNRRTPRGLTTHSNDADASDNYADPVDTLLRTRGFHAEDIYAEPDDTHNRLVKQRNSFGLHGGGEDENGYDRKSQVGRRPSKYKHRSKILFSKTKAYQRRFHSDSDGEETGPAMQKKKKGRAHRGSEEDPLLSPADPWKGGIDNPAITSDPEQEDKKMKKKKASKTPKEPKKAKSSKPPKPLYPPTRRTWESKYFGVPLHNLVDPEHPIPHFIEKCVDYIERTGLTTEGLYRVSGNKTDQDNIQKQFDQDPNMDFVVLDVAINAAAGALKAFFADLPDPLIPYSLHPELVEASKIMDYTERLQVLKEIVKKFPSVNYYVFKYIITHLNRVSHHSKTTLMTADNLSICFWPTLMRPDFENKETLSTTKLNQAVVEAFIVQSDFFFHGGDICEGDGAPGAPPPPAHHCHNMVEALLPLQLPPPLQPQQIQHALPTEPLI